One genomic segment of Clostridium saccharoperbutylacetonicum N1-4(HMT) includes these proteins:
- a CDS encoding MBL fold metallo-hydrolase yields MIIKTILAGMYEENCYLVMDEDTKELGIIDPGGHANSIINEINLLKGKTKFIILTHGHLDHVDGVIELVNNLKVPFYINKADEDLMQKDDFVFGTLPKASGYLSEGDTLTLGKHEIKVIETPGHTPGGICFLIDDNIFTGDTLFQGSVGRSDFPGGNGMQLIKNIKEKLLPLGDGIKVFPGHGPTSNIGYEKRNNPFL; encoded by the coding sequence TTGATTATAAAAACAATTTTAGCAGGCATGTATGAAGAAAACTGTTACTTGGTAATGGATGAAGATACGAAAGAACTTGGAATTATAGATCCAGGAGGGCATGCAAATTCTATAATTAATGAAATAAATTTATTAAAAGGAAAAACTAAATTCATAATTTTAACCCATGGACATTTAGATCATGTAGATGGAGTAATAGAATTAGTAAATAATTTAAAAGTTCCATTTTATATTAACAAAGCAGATGAAGATTTGATGCAAAAAGATGATTTTGTATTTGGAACATTACCAAAGGCATCAGGATACTTAAGTGAAGGCGATACATTAACTTTAGGAAAGCATGAAATTAAAGTAATAGAAACTCCAGGACACACTCCAGGAGGAATATGTTTCTTAATTGATGATAATATTTTTACAGGAGATACTCTTTTTCAAGGTTCAGTAGGTAGGAGTGATTTCCCTGGTGGAAATGGAATGCAGTTAATAAAAAATATAAAGGAAAAATTACTGCCACTTGGTGATGGTATTAAAGTTTTTCCAGGGCATGGTCCAACATCTAATATAGGTTATGAAAAAAGGAATAATCCTTTTTTATAA